Proteins encoded together in one Anopheles darlingi chromosome 3, idAnoDarlMG_H_01, whole genome shotgun sequence window:
- the LOC125956940 gene encoding pendrin-like — MRNTNGVSNPSYVRDPTEGAEPGGGRRSRVKISQVIVTRPHYQLEDLNSAFNYFKPKTHFFQEALESMREVDTKSCLSGLFPIFKWLPEYSFPSDFIGDLISGLTVGVMHIPQGMGYALLANMPPITGIYTAFFPVFIYFLFGTSRHNSMGTLAVVSIMTGKVVYNHSGEGSHYSNLEVGTALCFLVGVIQLVMCLLRMGVASFLLSEALVSGFTTGAAVYVFTSQMKDILGVTLPPLGSRFEIVFTYYELGKKIPEANLMNVAIAVCAIIILLINNEIIKPRLAKLCIIPIPIQLILVVCGTLLSIQLNLKDDYGMKVVGTIPQGLPAPKLPNFDILPEILMESITVAIVGYTVSVSLGIIFAKKENYEIGFNQELLALGAGNLFGSFFSCYPFAASLSRAAIQYLAGGKTQITGLVSCSLLAVVLLYVASFFQPLPRCILASIIAVSVQGLLMQAKDLPKFWRQGFFDGVTWLLTFVSVVFISIDIGLLVGFALSISSIFVRALKPYMCQMGNVPNSDVYLDLTRYQGLVELRGIKIIHYAGGLHFASRATFKNTVCQFLGINLTEEIKRQKDPEFCRAEDAINFLILDFTALSYIDPSAISTFKQFAKELESIGIQTLLAGCSPVVFEKMKKCGFLGGEENYVRTYPTIHDAVHYGQKQLRLRAAGATPTIQEVRL; from the exons ATGAGGAACACCAACGGGGTTAGCAATCCCAGCTATGTCCGAGATCCGACCGAAGGCGCGGAGCCCGGAGGTGGGCGACGAAGTCGTGTTAAAATCTCTCAAGTCATCGTCACTCGACCCCATTACCAGCTAGAGGATTTGAATAGTGCATTCAACTACTTTAAACCCAAAACACACTTCTTCCAAGAGGCTCTGGAGAGCATGCGCGAGGTGGACACCAAGTCTTGCCTTTCCGGgcttttccccattttcaaATGGCTTCCAGAATACTCCTTTCCGAGTGATTTCATTGGGGATCTGATCAGTGGATTAACGGTCGGTGTTATGCATATTCCGCAAGGCATGGGCTATGCACTGCTGGCCAATATGCCCCCTATCACCGGTATCTATACGGCATTTTTCCCAGTTTTCATCTACTTCCTATTCGGCACCTCGCGACATAATTCGATGG GTACACTGGCAGTCGTATCGATCATGACGGGAAAAGTAGTTTACAATCATTCCGGCGAAGGCTCACACTACTCCAACCTAGAAGTCGGTACAGCATTATGTTTTCTTGTCGGTGTAATACAG ctTGTGATGTGTCTTCTTAGAATGGGCGTTGCTTCGTTTCTTTTATCGGAAGCGCTAGTATCTGGATTCACTACCGGGGCAGCGGTGTACGTATTCACATCCCAGATGAAGGACATACTGGGAGTTACACTACCACCGTTAGGTAGTCGATTTGAAATCGTCTTC ACTTACTATGAACTGGGGAAGAAAATTCCAGAAGCCAATCTGATGAACGTTGCCATTGCAGTGTGCGCTATCATTATACTACTgataaataatgaaatcattaAG CCGCGGCTCGCCAAATTGTGCATCATTCCGATACCGATTCAGCTGATTCTGGTAGTTTGTGGTACGCTGCTGTCGATCCAATTAAACCTGAAAGATGACTATGGAATGAAGGTTGTTGGAACAATACCTCAAGGACTTCCAG CTCCCAAGTTACCGAACTTTGACATCCTGCCGGAAATTCTTATGGAGAGCATTACTGTCGCTATTGTTGGCTACACCGTATCGGTTTCTCTTGGTATcattttcgccaaaaaggaaaactacgAAATTGGATTCAACCAGGAACTGCTGGCGCTCGGGGCTGGCAATTTGTTCGGATCCTTCTTCTCGTGCTATCCCTTCGCCGCTTCACTATCCCGTGCGGCCATCCAGTATCTGGCTGGAGGTAAAACGCAAATCACGGGACTGGTGTCGTGTAGTTTGCTGGCGGTAGTGCTGCTATATGTGGCTTCCTTCTTTCAACCCTTGCCGCGCTGCATCCTTGCCAGCATTATCGCCGTATCGGTGCAAGGTTTGCTGATGCAGGCCAAAGATTTGCCAAAGTTTTGGCGCCAGGGGTTCTTCGATGGTGTCACCTGGTTACTGACCTTCGTTTCGGTCGTGTTCATTTCGATCGATATCGGATTGCTCGTCGGTTTTGCGCTAAGTATTTCCAGTATCTTTGTGCGTGCGCTCAAACCCTACATGTGCCAGATGGGTAATGTGCCCAATTCGGATGTCTACCTGGACTTAACTCGATACCAAGGG CTCGTCGAACTTCGTGGTATCAAAATTATTCACTATGCCGGAGGACTTCATTTCGCGTCGCGTGCAACATTCAAAAACACAGTTTGCCAGTTTCTCGGCATCAACCTGACGGAGGAGATCAAACGGCAGAAGGATCCGGAGTTCTGTCGGGCAGAGGATGCGATTAATTTTCTGATCCTCGATTTCACAGCGCTGAGCTACATCGATCCGTCCGCCATTTCCACATTCAAACAGTTCGCAAAGGAGCTCGAATCGATCGGCATACAGACTTTGCTGGCCGGATGTTCACCGGTAGTGtttgagaaaatgaaaaagtgcGGCTTCCTGGGGGGCGAAGAGAACTACGTCCGTACGTATCCAACCATACACGACGCCGTGCACTATGGCCAGAAGCAACTGCGATTGCGTGCTGCCGGTGCAACACCAACGATCCAAGAAGTGCGATTGTAA
- the LOC125954390 gene encoding choline transporter-like 2 isoform X3, producing the protein MGGLCCCGASDDSSVVKHTEKDVQDPVESEPLKYDPDFKGPLSKRSCTDLPCLFLFVAFLVGWGFVAHYAAQHGDLNRLLVPTDSYGLKCGVDSEVRDEPYLMFFNISECAKIDVPIYGCKTPQVCVKQCPTEDFDFGLTGCSSSNLAAIREKLICEHRVKKSELTSCDRIRNLIEANRCAQGFQKSTPFSKRCIPDSGTFSNGARNIQQSVDEAIKNLKLFIGTSQMVVEDVLESWRMILVFLACSMIASLILITMLRWIAKPLVWVSIIGVITALSYGVYYSFTEYRKISANPVAAHVNVSPNLSSLVSSWFKSDRTWLWILIVLSIVLVVLLLVVLVLRKRIVIAIALIKEGSKAVSASFSTVFFPVVPWILQAGVIVFSVVVLLFLASIGDPVYRVSGLNSSTACVCSNGYKEGDICDPGVFNEQCRDVKAGTYEQARCVDAACHFQNVDTPTIVGYFHAVNVLGFFWCVCFVSAFSEMVLAFTFATWYWTRPKARLPFFVLTRGVTRTIFFHLGTIAFGSLIIAICKIIRAMLEYLDHKLKKYDNGVTRAILCCCRCFFWCLESFLKFLNTNAYIMCAIYGKNFCSSARDAFGLLTRNILRAIALDKVTGFLFFLSKLLLACGMAAVTYTFFDSDIPKTPLNYPFVPAILVFLGTYIIASIFFSVYSVAVDTLFLCFLEDCERNDGSAERPFFMSKSLLKILGKKQQSTRN; encoded by the exons ATGGGGGGGCTGTGTTGCTGCGGTGCGTCAGACGACAGTAGTGTAGTGAAACATACGGAAAAAGACGTGCAAGATCCAGTGGAAA GTGAACCGCTTAAGTATGATCCGGATTTTAAGGGACCACTCTCGAAACGCTCCTGTACTGATCTGCCCTGTCTATTCCTGTTCGTTGCCTTCCTGGTGGGATGGGGCTTTGTTGCCCATTACG CCGCACAGCATGGAGACTTGAACCGACTTCTAGTGCCAACTGATTCGTATGGACTGAAATGTGGTGTTGATAGTGAGGTACGAGATGAACCCTATCTCATGTTTTTCAACATCAGCGAGTGTGCCAAAATCGATGTACCTATCTACGGCTGCAAGACCCCTCAG GTCTGCGTTAAGCAATGTCCGACCGAAGATTTCGACTTTGGCTTAACAGGTTGTAGCTCTTCGAACCTTGCGGCGATTCGCGAGAAGCTTATCTGCGAGCATCGCGTGAAGAAGAGCGAACTGACATCCTGTGACCGGATCCGTAACCTTATCGAAGCTAACCGCTGTGCTCAGGGTTTCCAGAAGAGCACACCAT TCTCCAAGCGATGCATTCCTGATAGCGGAACTTTCTCTAATGGGGCACGTAACATACAGCAATCGGTGGACGAAGCGATTAAAAACTTGAAACTCTTCATTGGG ACGAGTCAAATGGTTGTTGAAGATGTGCTGGAATCCTGGCGCATGATTCTCGTGTTTTTGGCGTGCTCGATGATTGCAAGTCTCATCCTTATAACGATGCTTCGCTGGATAGCGAAACCTCTCGTGTGGGTCTCGATTATCGGAGTCATAACGGCGCTAAGTTACGGTGTCTACTATAGCTTTACCGAGTATCGAAAAATCAGCGCAAATCCGGTAGCAGCTCATGTGAACGTGTCGCCCAATTTAAGCTCGCTGGTGAGCTCCTGGTTTAAGTCGGACAGAACTTGGCTATGGATCCTGATCGTACTGTCCATCGTGCTAGTAGtactgctgcttgttgtgctGGTTCTTCGCAAGAGAATCGTCATTGCAATCGCCCTcataaaggaaggaagcaa GGCAGTTAGTGCCAGCTTTTCGACTGTGTTCTTCCCAGTCGTACCCTGGATTCTACAGGCGGGAGTGATCGTATTCTCTGTGGTGGTTCTGCTCTTCCTAGCATCTATTGGCGATCCGGTCTACAGGGTATCCGGGTTAAATTCGTCTACAGCTTGTGTCTGTAGCAATGGATACAAAGAAGGAGACATTTGCGATCCTGGCGTGTTTAACGAGCAATGCAGAGATGTAAAAGCCGGAACCTACGAGCAAGCAAGATGTGTCGATGCGGCCTGTCATTTCCAAAACGTTGACACTCCAACTATTGTTGGGTACTTTCAC GCCGTGAACGTGTTAGGATTCTTTTGgtgcgtttgcttcgtttccgCATTCAGCGAAATGGTTctggcttttacttttgctaCCTGGTACTGGACTCGACCGAAGGCACGACTTCCCTTTTTCGTTCTAACGCGAGGCGTCACCCGCACGATCTTCTTCCATCTCGGCACAATAGCGTTCGGTTCGCTGATCATTGCGATTTGCAAAATTATTCGCGCCATGCTCGAATATCTTGACCATAAGCTGAAGAAGTACGATAATGGTGTGACGCGGGCGATCCtgtgctgttgccgctgcttcttctgGTGTTTGGAGAGTTTTTTGAAATTCCTCAACACCAACGCTTACATTATGTGCGCTATTTACGGGAAAAATTTCTGCTCAAGCGCTCGGGATGCGTTCGGTTTGCTAACGCGCAATATTTTGCGAGCAATAGCGCTGGACAAGGTGACTGGATTTTTGTTCTTCCTTTCAAAATTGCTGCTGGCGTGCGGTATGGCTGCCGTTACGTACACCTTCTTCGATAGCGATATCCCAAAGACACCGCTCAATTATCCCTTCGTACCGGCAATACTCGTGTTTCTCGGAACGTACATCATCGCATCGATCTTCTTCAGCGTATATTCTGTGGCTGTCGACACACTGTTCCTGTGTTTCC TGGAAGATTGTGAGCGAAACGATGGCAGTGCGGAACGTCCATTCTTCATGTCCAAAAGCTTACTAAAAATACTTGGCAAAAAGCAACAGTCGACACGAAATTAA
- the LOC125954390 gene encoding choline transporter-like 2 isoform X1: MGGLCCCGASDDSSVVKHTEKDVQDPVESEPLKYDPDFKGPLSKRSCTDLPCLFLFVAFLVGWGFVAHYAAQHGDLNRLLVPTDSYGLKCGVDSEVRDEPYLMFFNISECAKIDVPIYGCKTPQVCVKQCPTEDFDFGLTGCSSSNLAAIREKLICEHRVKKSELTSCDRIRNLIEANRCAQGFQKSTPLAKRCISNLPETQCPYVPPRLLQMRQQQAGLAKVQSAAEHCDEQRALGREILEEKMEKLQSFLARYVNNLISVITKDTSVHQTSQMVVEDVLESWRMILVFLACSMIASLILITMLRWIAKPLVWVSIIGVITALSYGVYYSFTEYRKISANPVAAHVNVSPNLSSLVSSWFKSDRTWLWILIVLSIVLVVLLLVVLVLRKRIVIAIALIKEGSKAVSASFSTVFFPVVPWILQAGVIVFSVVVLLFLASIGDPVYRVSGLNSSTACVCSNGYKEGDICDPGVFNEQCRDVKAGTYEQARCVDAACHFQNVDTPTIVGYFHAVNVLGFFWCVCFVSAFSEMVLAFTFATWYWTRPKARLPFFVLTRGVTRTIFFHLGTIAFGSLIIAICKIIRAMLEYLDHKLKKYDNGVTRAILCCCRCFFWCLESFLKFLNTNAYIMCAIYGKNFCSSARDAFGLLTRNILRAIALDKVTGFLFFLSKLLLACGMAAVTYTFFDSDIPKTPLNYPFVPAILVFLGTYIIASIFFSVYSVAVDTLFLCFLEDCERNDGSAERPFFMSKSLLKILGKKQQSTRN, translated from the exons ATGGGGGGGCTGTGTTGCTGCGGTGCGTCAGACGACAGTAGTGTAGTGAAACATACGGAAAAAGACGTGCAAGATCCAGTGGAAA GTGAACCGCTTAAGTATGATCCGGATTTTAAGGGACCACTCTCGAAACGCTCCTGTACTGATCTGCCCTGTCTATTCCTGTTCGTTGCCTTCCTGGTGGGATGGGGCTTTGTTGCCCATTACG CCGCACAGCATGGAGACTTGAACCGACTTCTAGTGCCAACTGATTCGTATGGACTGAAATGTGGTGTTGATAGTGAGGTACGAGATGAACCCTATCTCATGTTTTTCAACATCAGCGAGTGTGCCAAAATCGATGTACCTATCTACGGCTGCAAGACCCCTCAG GTCTGCGTTAAGCAATGTCCGACCGAAGATTTCGACTTTGGCTTAACAGGTTGTAGCTCTTCGAACCTTGCGGCGATTCGCGAGAAGCTTATCTGCGAGCATCGCGTGAAGAAGAGCGAACTGACATCCTGTGACCGGATCCGTAACCTTATCGAAGCTAACCGCTGTGCTCAGGGTTTCCAGAAGAGCACACCAT TGGCCAAACGATGCATATCGAATCTCCCAGAAACACAATGCCCCTATGTACCTCCCCGGTTGCTGCAaatgcggcagcagcaagcaggacTCGCCAAAGTGCAGTCTGCAGCCGAGCATTGTGATGAGCAGCGAGCGTTAGGACGTGAaattttggaagaaaaaatggaaaaactacAATCCTTTCTGGCACGTTACGTCAATAATCTCATATCCGTTATTACAAAGGACACTAGCGTCCATCAG ACGAGTCAAATGGTTGTTGAAGATGTGCTGGAATCCTGGCGCATGATTCTCGTGTTTTTGGCGTGCTCGATGATTGCAAGTCTCATCCTTATAACGATGCTTCGCTGGATAGCGAAACCTCTCGTGTGGGTCTCGATTATCGGAGTCATAACGGCGCTAAGTTACGGTGTCTACTATAGCTTTACCGAGTATCGAAAAATCAGCGCAAATCCGGTAGCAGCTCATGTGAACGTGTCGCCCAATTTAAGCTCGCTGGTGAGCTCCTGGTTTAAGTCGGACAGAACTTGGCTATGGATCCTGATCGTACTGTCCATCGTGCTAGTAGtactgctgcttgttgtgctGGTTCTTCGCAAGAGAATCGTCATTGCAATCGCCCTcataaaggaaggaagcaa GGCAGTTAGTGCCAGCTTTTCGACTGTGTTCTTCCCAGTCGTACCCTGGATTCTACAGGCGGGAGTGATCGTATTCTCTGTGGTGGTTCTGCTCTTCCTAGCATCTATTGGCGATCCGGTCTACAGGGTATCCGGGTTAAATTCGTCTACAGCTTGTGTCTGTAGCAATGGATACAAAGAAGGAGACATTTGCGATCCTGGCGTGTTTAACGAGCAATGCAGAGATGTAAAAGCCGGAACCTACGAGCAAGCAAGATGTGTCGATGCGGCCTGTCATTTCCAAAACGTTGACACTCCAACTATTGTTGGGTACTTTCAC GCCGTGAACGTGTTAGGATTCTTTTGgtgcgtttgcttcgtttccgCATTCAGCGAAATGGTTctggcttttacttttgctaCCTGGTACTGGACTCGACCGAAGGCACGACTTCCCTTTTTCGTTCTAACGCGAGGCGTCACCCGCACGATCTTCTTCCATCTCGGCACAATAGCGTTCGGTTCGCTGATCATTGCGATTTGCAAAATTATTCGCGCCATGCTCGAATATCTTGACCATAAGCTGAAGAAGTACGATAATGGTGTGACGCGGGCGATCCtgtgctgttgccgctgcttcttctgGTGTTTGGAGAGTTTTTTGAAATTCCTCAACACCAACGCTTACATTATGTGCGCTATTTACGGGAAAAATTTCTGCTCAAGCGCTCGGGATGCGTTCGGTTTGCTAACGCGCAATATTTTGCGAGCAATAGCGCTGGACAAGGTGACTGGATTTTTGTTCTTCCTTTCAAAATTGCTGCTGGCGTGCGGTATGGCTGCCGTTACGTACACCTTCTTCGATAGCGATATCCCAAAGACACCGCTCAATTATCCCTTCGTACCGGCAATACTCGTGTTTCTCGGAACGTACATCATCGCATCGATCTTCTTCAGCGTATATTCTGTGGCTGTCGACACACTGTTCCTGTGTTTCC TGGAAGATTGTGAGCGAAACGATGGCAGTGCGGAACGTCCATTCTTCATGTCCAAAAGCTTACTAAAAATACTTGGCAAAAAGCAACAGTCGACACGAAATTAA
- the LOC125954390 gene encoding choline transporter-like 2 isoform X2: protein MGCCSSPSSGSSSSRELGEPLKYDPDFKGPLSKRSCTDLPCLFLFVAFLVGWGFVAHYAAQHGDLNRLLVPTDSYGLKCGVDSEVRDEPYLMFFNISECAKIDVPIYGCKTPQVCVKQCPTEDFDFGLTGCSSSNLAAIREKLICEHRVKKSELTSCDRIRNLIEANRCAQGFQKSTPLAKRCISNLPETQCPYVPPRLLQMRQQQAGLAKVQSAAEHCDEQRALGREILEEKMEKLQSFLARYVNNLISVITKDTSVHQTSQMVVEDVLESWRMILVFLACSMIASLILITMLRWIAKPLVWVSIIGVITALSYGVYYSFTEYRKISANPVAAHVNVSPNLSSLVSSWFKSDRTWLWILIVLSIVLVVLLLVVLVLRKRIVIAIALIKEGSKAVSASFSTVFFPVVPWILQAGVIVFSVVVLLFLASIGDPVYRVSGLNSSTACVCSNGYKEGDICDPGVFNEQCRDVKAGTYEQARCVDAACHFQNVDTPTIVGYFHAVNVLGFFWCVCFVSAFSEMVLAFTFATWYWTRPKARLPFFVLTRGVTRTIFFHLGTIAFGSLIIAICKIIRAMLEYLDHKLKKYDNGVTRAILCCCRCFFWCLESFLKFLNTNAYIMCAIYGKNFCSSARDAFGLLTRNILRAIALDKVTGFLFFLSKLLLACGMAAVTYTFFDSDIPKTPLNYPFVPAILVFLGTYIIASIFFSVYSVAVDTLFLCFLEDCERNDGSAERPFFMSKSLLKILGKKQQSTRN, encoded by the exons ATGGGGTGTTGTAGCAGtcccagcagcggcagcagcagcagcagagagcttG GTGAACCGCTTAAGTATGATCCGGATTTTAAGGGACCACTCTCGAAACGCTCCTGTACTGATCTGCCCTGTCTATTCCTGTTCGTTGCCTTCCTGGTGGGATGGGGCTTTGTTGCCCATTACG CCGCACAGCATGGAGACTTGAACCGACTTCTAGTGCCAACTGATTCGTATGGACTGAAATGTGGTGTTGATAGTGAGGTACGAGATGAACCCTATCTCATGTTTTTCAACATCAGCGAGTGTGCCAAAATCGATGTACCTATCTACGGCTGCAAGACCCCTCAG GTCTGCGTTAAGCAATGTCCGACCGAAGATTTCGACTTTGGCTTAACAGGTTGTAGCTCTTCGAACCTTGCGGCGATTCGCGAGAAGCTTATCTGCGAGCATCGCGTGAAGAAGAGCGAACTGACATCCTGTGACCGGATCCGTAACCTTATCGAAGCTAACCGCTGTGCTCAGGGTTTCCAGAAGAGCACACCAT TGGCCAAACGATGCATATCGAATCTCCCAGAAACACAATGCCCCTATGTACCTCCCCGGTTGCTGCAaatgcggcagcagcaagcaggacTCGCCAAAGTGCAGTCTGCAGCCGAGCATTGTGATGAGCAGCGAGCGTTAGGACGTGAaattttggaagaaaaaatggaaaaactacAATCCTTTCTGGCACGTTACGTCAATAATCTCATATCCGTTATTACAAAGGACACTAGCGTCCATCAG ACGAGTCAAATGGTTGTTGAAGATGTGCTGGAATCCTGGCGCATGATTCTCGTGTTTTTGGCGTGCTCGATGATTGCAAGTCTCATCCTTATAACGATGCTTCGCTGGATAGCGAAACCTCTCGTGTGGGTCTCGATTATCGGAGTCATAACGGCGCTAAGTTACGGTGTCTACTATAGCTTTACCGAGTATCGAAAAATCAGCGCAAATCCGGTAGCAGCTCATGTGAACGTGTCGCCCAATTTAAGCTCGCTGGTGAGCTCCTGGTTTAAGTCGGACAGAACTTGGCTATGGATCCTGATCGTACTGTCCATCGTGCTAGTAGtactgctgcttgttgtgctGGTTCTTCGCAAGAGAATCGTCATTGCAATCGCCCTcataaaggaaggaagcaa GGCAGTTAGTGCCAGCTTTTCGACTGTGTTCTTCCCAGTCGTACCCTGGATTCTACAGGCGGGAGTGATCGTATTCTCTGTGGTGGTTCTGCTCTTCCTAGCATCTATTGGCGATCCGGTCTACAGGGTATCCGGGTTAAATTCGTCTACAGCTTGTGTCTGTAGCAATGGATACAAAGAAGGAGACATTTGCGATCCTGGCGTGTTTAACGAGCAATGCAGAGATGTAAAAGCCGGAACCTACGAGCAAGCAAGATGTGTCGATGCGGCCTGTCATTTCCAAAACGTTGACACTCCAACTATTGTTGGGTACTTTCAC GCCGTGAACGTGTTAGGATTCTTTTGgtgcgtttgcttcgtttccgCATTCAGCGAAATGGTTctggcttttacttttgctaCCTGGTACTGGACTCGACCGAAGGCACGACTTCCCTTTTTCGTTCTAACGCGAGGCGTCACCCGCACGATCTTCTTCCATCTCGGCACAATAGCGTTCGGTTCGCTGATCATTGCGATTTGCAAAATTATTCGCGCCATGCTCGAATATCTTGACCATAAGCTGAAGAAGTACGATAATGGTGTGACGCGGGCGATCCtgtgctgttgccgctgcttcttctgGTGTTTGGAGAGTTTTTTGAAATTCCTCAACACCAACGCTTACATTATGTGCGCTATTTACGGGAAAAATTTCTGCTCAAGCGCTCGGGATGCGTTCGGTTTGCTAACGCGCAATATTTTGCGAGCAATAGCGCTGGACAAGGTGACTGGATTTTTGTTCTTCCTTTCAAAATTGCTGCTGGCGTGCGGTATGGCTGCCGTTACGTACACCTTCTTCGATAGCGATATCCCAAAGACACCGCTCAATTATCCCTTCGTACCGGCAATACTCGTGTTTCTCGGAACGTACATCATCGCATCGATCTTCTTCAGCGTATATTCTGTGGCTGTCGACACACTGTTCCTGTGTTTCC TGGAAGATTGTGAGCGAAACGATGGCAGTGCGGAACGTCCATTCTTCATGTCCAAAAGCTTACTAAAAATACTTGGCAAAAAGCAACAGTCGACACGAAATTAA